TGGTTGCGTTGGGTCAAATTGTCCGAAGCCAAGTGCTGCATTAATCAAAGAGAGCGTAAAAAGTAAGGCAATAAATGTTATAATACCGGCAAATATTGCTCCCCAGGACAAGTTGTAGCCTGCTTCTTTCTCCTCCTTTACTAAGAAGTCACGTTGGACTTCAGTTTGCTGATTCAAATAAGTTTTGTTAGTTTCTTTACTCATGAGAATCGCCTCCTTTTCTTTTATTAACCTCAATATACCACACTTGTAATTTATTGCAATTTATATGCTTATTTCCGACGCAAAAAAATTACAAACACTTCAAACGACTCTTTTACCTAAAGAGCTTTACATAAAATTAACAGAAAAATGTGCACATTCGCTCACTTCTTAGACATTTTTGTGCGCACTTGTCCATTCCGCAATATGGCTACTCATAGTTCCCATACTGGGCCGACTGCTCACACGGCCTGCCCTCCGCACGAAATTCGCTGAAGACTTCAATACTGAGTCTGTCGAAGTGCACTTGCTCCTGCTCAGCGTAATGCTCAGACAATACAATCGGGATCGCCTGGCTAAGCTTATCGATTAAAAGAAAGGGCCGGTCGCGGTATGAACTGCCCCCTGTCAAGTAGACAGACAAAAAACAAATTATTTTGTACCATGCTTGATTTATTCAGGCATGGTTTTTCTTATGCTAGAATTTTAAGCCCCATAGCTAAAGTCACTCGCTCATTATTGTAGAAATCAATATAGCGTGCGATATCTACCTCAAGTTCCTCAAATCTATCATAAGTCTTCAAACGATACACCTCTTCTTTCAGGGTGCTCGAAATGGCCTCCATCGGTCCATTATCGAGGCATTTTCCGACCCGAGACATGCTTCGGATTAACTCATGCTTGTCCACAAAGGCTTTAAAGAAATGAGAAGTATATTGAAAGCCTCGATCGCTATGAAAGAGGGTTTCGCCAGAAATGATTTCATCCTCAATTTGGACGACTGTATCTTCTACTAATTGATTATTGTTGCGCTTAGACACCTGACGGGCAATGATTTTCTTCTCCCCGTAATCTAAGACGGCACTCAAATAGGCCTTGCAGGTCTTCCCGTATTTCAATTCGGTCACATCCGTCAGGAGGATCTGTCTAGGTTTATAAGGCTAGTCAAATGACCGATTCAACACATTCTCAGCGACATATTGAGGGGTGCTGGGTCCATACTGATAGCGTTTGTGTCGGATAACTGCTTTCAGTCCCATCAGCTTCATTAAGCGGTACACACTTATGATTGACCTTAGCGTCCTATAAT
This region of Suicoccus acidiformans genomic DNA includes:
- a CDS encoding IS3 family transposase, which codes for MSRVGKCLDNGPMEAISSTLKEEVYRLKTYDRFEELEVDIARYIDFYNNERVTLAMGLKILA